A portion of the Stigmatella aurantiaca DW4/3-1 genome contains these proteins:
- a CDS encoding MlaD family protein, with amino-acid sequence MKKLVTPFRVGLLVIAAGAFFLAFFLFSQKGNLSDDESVGIWAYFRDASGLSPKSRVQIAGIPVGVISNITLEGTRAKVFLRIQKGVDMRQDAVITKRSESLLGDFLLDLNPGTEQAPPLEPGGQIRRVIDSQGMEAVFESLGQITADIQQVTGALREVLGGERGTGSLQRIVENTVKLSDAVNEMVRINGERLNSILINFEGVSADVRGLTRENQAEVTRIVSNIEYITKDVREVLGSVKKIVGSNEEGLQEGVGNLKDSLAKLDRTLGNLESITTTVREGEGVVGTLLQDRQLGQKLTETVEDVADYASRLTGLQTEVGVQSAWLMTQGRSKNTVSLRLIPKPDKYYLLEIIDDPRGMVEVRTVQNNPPDSGQPVTQTQKITKETFKISAQLAKRYYFTTLRFGLIESTGGVGADLHFLKDALELKLDAFNLSAEELRYPRLRATLRAQAFDHLFVTVGMDDILNAQQRDTATNRLIAGRDVFFGGGLFFTDDDLKALIPSLPVP; translated from the coding sequence GTGAAGAAGCTCGTCACGCCGTTCCGCGTCGGACTGCTGGTCATCGCTGCCGGAGCGTTCTTCCTGGCGTTCTTCCTGTTCTCGCAGAAGGGCAACCTGAGCGACGACGAGTCGGTCGGCATCTGGGCCTACTTCCGGGACGCCTCGGGTCTGAGCCCCAAGAGCCGGGTGCAGATCGCCGGCATCCCCGTGGGCGTCATCAGCAACATCACCCTGGAGGGCACGCGCGCCAAGGTGTTCCTGCGCATCCAAAAAGGGGTGGACATGCGCCAGGATGCCGTCATCACCAAGCGCTCCGAGTCCCTGCTGGGGGACTTCCTGTTGGATCTCAACCCCGGCACCGAGCAGGCCCCGCCCCTGGAGCCAGGGGGGCAGATCCGCCGCGTCATCGACTCGCAGGGCATGGAGGCCGTGTTCGAGTCGCTGGGGCAGATCACCGCGGACATCCAGCAGGTGACGGGGGCCCTCCGGGAGGTGCTCGGTGGCGAGCGCGGCACCGGTTCGCTCCAGCGCATCGTGGAGAACACCGTCAAGCTGTCGGATGCCGTGAACGAGATGGTGCGGATCAACGGCGAGCGGCTCAACTCCATCCTCATCAACTTCGAGGGCGTTTCCGCGGACGTGCGGGGGCTGACGCGCGAGAACCAGGCGGAGGTCACCCGCATCGTCAGCAACATCGAGTACATCACCAAGGACGTGCGCGAAGTGCTCGGCAGCGTGAAGAAGATCGTCGGCAGCAACGAGGAGGGGCTCCAGGAGGGTGTGGGCAACCTGAAGGACTCGCTGGCCAAGCTCGACCGCACCCTGGGCAACCTCGAGAGCATCACCACCACCGTGCGCGAGGGCGAAGGCGTGGTGGGCACGCTGCTCCAGGACCGGCAGCTGGGACAGAAGCTCACCGAGACGGTGGAGGACGTGGCCGACTATGCCAGCCGGCTCACCGGGCTTCAGACCGAGGTGGGCGTGCAGAGCGCCTGGCTGATGACGCAGGGCCGCTCGAAGAACACCGTCTCGCTGCGGCTCATCCCCAAGCCGGACAAGTACTACCTGCTGGAGATCATCGACGACCCGCGCGGCATGGTGGAGGTCCGGACGGTGCAGAACAACCCTCCGGACTCGGGCCAGCCGGTGACCCAGACGCAGAAAATCACCAAGGAGACCTTCAAGATCTCCGCCCAGCTCGCCAAGCGCTATTACTTCACCACGCTGCGCTTCGGCCTCATCGAGTCCACCGGCGGCGTGGGCGCCGACCTGCACTTCCTCAAGGACGCGCTGGAGCTGAAGCTGGATGCCTTCAACCTCTCCGCCGAGGAGCTGCGCTACCCCCGGCTGCGCGCCACCCTGCGGGCCCAGGCGTTCGATCACCTGTTCGTGACCGTGGGCATGGACGACATCCTCAACGCCCAGCAGCGCGACACGGCCACCAACCGCCTCATCGCCGGCCGGGATGTCTTCTTCGGCGGAGGCCTCTTTTTCACCGACGACGACCTCAAGGCGCTCATCCCGTCCTTGCCCGTTCCGTAG
- a CDS encoding PfkB family carbohydrate kinase, with product MSLLVVGSVALDSVETPFGIKEEVLGGSATFFSTAASFFNPVQLVAVVGEDFPEAHVQFLQSRGVDLNGLVREKGRTFRWKGKYGWQLNEAQTLDTQLNVFQSFSPKLPESYRATPYVFLGNIHPQLQSQVLDQVRSPRLVAADTMNLWIQNTRAELLETLKRVNLLFVNDGEARQLTGEHNVVKAARAILALGPSTVVIKRGEYGALLFEKDHVFACPAFPLEDVFDPTGAGDTFAGGFMGTLATAGRIDRDVLCRAMVMGSVMASFTVERFSLDRLRELTPPELYGRFNEFKRLTHFDEFPLNAR from the coding sequence ATGTCTCTGCTCGTCGTCGGTTCGGTGGCGCTGGATTCGGTGGAAACCCCCTTCGGCATCAAGGAGGAGGTTCTCGGTGGTTCAGCCACGTTCTTCTCGACCGCCGCCTCCTTCTTCAATCCGGTGCAACTGGTGGCCGTGGTCGGTGAGGACTTTCCAGAAGCCCATGTGCAGTTTCTCCAGTCCCGTGGCGTGGACCTGAATGGGCTCGTCCGGGAGAAGGGGCGCACCTTCCGCTGGAAGGGCAAGTACGGCTGGCAGCTCAACGAGGCCCAGACGCTGGACACCCAGCTCAACGTCTTCCAGAGCTTCTCCCCGAAGCTGCCCGAGTCCTACCGCGCCACCCCGTACGTGTTCCTGGGCAACATCCACCCCCAGCTCCAGAGCCAGGTGCTGGACCAGGTGAGGTCGCCCCGGCTGGTGGCCGCCGACACCATGAACCTGTGGATCCAGAACACCCGCGCGGAGCTGCTCGAGACGCTCAAGCGGGTGAACCTGCTCTTCGTGAACGATGGCGAGGCGCGTCAGCTCACCGGCGAGCACAATGTGGTGAAGGCGGCCCGGGCCATTCTCGCCCTGGGCCCCTCCACCGTCGTCATCAAGCGCGGCGAGTACGGGGCGCTCCTCTTCGAGAAGGACCACGTCTTCGCCTGCCCCGCCTTCCCCCTGGAGGATGTGTTCGATCCGACCGGAGCGGGGGACACCTTCGCCGGCGGCTTCATGGGCACGCTGGCCACCGCGGGCCGGATCGACCGCGACGTGCTGTGCCGCGCCATGGTGATGGGCAGCGTCATGGCCTCCTTCACCGTGGAGCGCTTCAGTCTGGACCGTCTGCGCGAATTGACGCCGCCTGAACTTTACGGCCGCTTCAATGAGTTCAAGCGCCTGACCCACTTCGACGAGTTCCCCCTGAACGCACGGTAG